A single genomic interval of Suncus etruscus isolate mSunEtr1 chromosome 12, mSunEtr1.pri.cur, whole genome shotgun sequence harbors:
- the SPDYA gene encoding speedy protein A gives MRHNQLCCETPSSVTVYVKSGSNQSHQPKSINLKRPMFKVSEPISENNVHNNKFKRAKGACLVIQRQEMTAFLKLFDDDLIQDFLWMDCCCKIADKYLLAMTFVYFKRAKFTVNEHTRINFFIALYLANAVEEDEEESKYEIFPWALGKNWRKLFPNFLKLRDKLWDRIDYRAIVSRQCCEEVMAIAPTHYIWQRERSVHHSGAVRNYNKDEVQMPRGPSATPVDCSLCGQKGRYVSLGLSSSSSSSETNEAVEKHSQASHNSFPKDIIVDPSQVYSYCQANDHQSKKEEKNNLMENDKSMEWFTREE, from the exons ATGAGGCATAATCAGCTGTGTTGTGAGACACCATCTTCTGTCACTGTTTATGTAAAATCAGGATCAAATCAATCACATCAACCTAAAAGCATTAATTTGAAGCGCCCTATGTTTAAAGTTAGTGAGCCAATATCTGAAAACAATGTACATAATAACAAATTTAAACGTGCCAAAGGAGCCTGTCTAGTTATACAACGACAGGAAATgactgcttttttaaaattatttg ATGATGATTTAATTCAAGACTTCTTGTGGATGGACTGCTGCTGTAAAATTGCAGACAAG TATCTTTTGGCTATGACCTTTGTTTATTTCAAGAGAGCTAAATTTACTGTAAATGAACATACCAGGATAaatttctttattgcttt GTATCTGGCTAATGCAgttgaagaagatgaagaagaatcCAAATATGAAATTTTCCCTTGGGCTTTAGGGAAAAACTGGAGAAAATTGTTTCCTAATTTCTTAAAGCTCAGGGACAAGCTCTGGGATAGAATCGACTATAGAGCTATTGTCAGCAGGCAATGCTGTGAGGAG GTTATGGCCATTGCCCCAACTCATTATATATGGCAACGTGAACGCTCAGTGCATCACAGTGGAGCTGTCAGAAACTACAACAAAGATGAAGTTCAAATGCCTCGGGGGCCGAGTGCCACACCTGTAGATTGTTCACTCTGTGGTCAAAAAGGAAGATATGTTAGCCTGGGATTGTCTTCATCATCTTCATCTAGTGAGACAAACGAGGCAGTGGAGAAACATTCTCAAGCATCACACAATTCATTCCCAAAGGACATAATAGTTGACCCTTCTCAAGTTTATAGCTATTGTCAAG CCAATGACCATCaatcaaagaaagaagagaaaaataatttaatggagAATGACAAGTCTATGGAGTGGTTCACAAGAGAAGAATGA